CCAAGCTCTTCATCAGTGTGGCTGGGCTTCGTGCCCAGCCTTTTTCGTTTACAGTCGGCGCATGAATCGTCCCCACCGCACATGCTCCAGCGGATGGTCCAGGTACAGCGCCATCTGCGACCGCCTCAACCACTGATCGGTCGGAATCGCCAGCGACCACAGTACCAGCACCGGCGCTCCCACCACGCTACTCTCCGGAACCGTGCCCCAATAACGGCTGTCCTCCGACTGGTCGCGATTATCGCCGAGCACGAACAGCTGTCCGTCCGGCACCACGATTGTCATCTGGCGTTCTCTGCACACCCGGCAATCGTGCCGTGCGTACGACTCATTCAGTGGCGCGCCGTTTACATACACCGACGCCCCGCGAAACTCCACCCGATCGCCGCCAACGGCAATCACCCGCTTCAGGAAGACTTCGCGCGCGTTCCTCGGGGACCGGAACGAA
This region of Terriglobales bacterium genomic DNA includes:
- the lepB gene encoding signal peptidase I, with translation MLQLFKKKYVRAALAVALLCAFCATFEVAVVPTPSMESTVLVGDHLLVNRLAFRWKRPERGEVISFRSPRNAREVFLKRVIAVGGDRVEFRGASVYVNGAPLNESYARHDCRVCRERQMTIVVPDGQLFVLGDNRDQSEDSRYWGTVPESSVVGAPVLVLWSLAIPTDQWLRRSQMALYLDHPLEHVRWGRFMRRL